In Natronomonas halophila, one DNA window encodes the following:
- a CDS encoding YihY/virulence factor BrkB family protein: protein MSFRKRLRNTAYAETLFETVAVARRAQISLLAASLAYFGFLSLFPFALLVVIVLTTLGGEYVGDVAADVLADVLGEQISRQFDDEGFIMSAGLPSTLGSLAVLLWGAMRLYWSSDQAFAAIYGEHGDTTLISTLRNATLVFLTNLVAIVLLGGIGIWFGLAGRVAALAASILLFLALIVVFLPIFYIFPHVDVTVREVLPGTVLTAGVWSVASSGFRVYAGTASTVAYGTAGAIVLLLSWLYVVGLATLVGAALNAVLGGHIDPDDEWVPTDYM from the coding sequence GTGTCGTTCCGTAAAAGGCTCCGAAACACCGCCTACGCGGAAACGCTTTTCGAGACGGTGGCGGTCGCTCGGCGCGCACAAATTTCCCTCCTGGCTGCCAGCCTCGCGTACTTCGGCTTCCTGTCGCTGTTTCCCTTCGCGTTGCTCGTCGTCATCGTCCTGACGACTCTCGGGGGCGAATACGTCGGCGACGTTGCCGCCGACGTGCTGGCCGACGTCCTCGGCGAGCAAATCAGTCGCCAGTTCGACGACGAGGGATTCATCATGAGCGCCGGCCTGCCCAGCACCCTCGGCAGTCTGGCGGTGCTCCTCTGGGGTGCGATGCGTCTCTACTGGAGTTCCGACCAGGCGTTCGCTGCCATCTACGGCGAACACGGCGATACCACCCTGATATCGACGCTCCGGAACGCGACCCTGGTCTTCCTGACGAACCTGGTCGCGATAGTGCTGTTGGGCGGTATCGGCATCTGGTTCGGCCTCGCCGGCCGGGTCGCCGCGCTGGCCGCCTCGATTCTCCTCTTTCTCGCGCTCATCGTCGTCTTCCTGCCCATCTTCTACATCTTCCCACACGTCGACGTGACCGTCCGCGAGGTGCTCCCGGGCACCGTCCTCACGGCGGGGGTCTGGTCCGTCGCGAGTTCCGGCTTTCGAGTCTACGCGGGGACCGCGAGCACGGTGGCCTACGGGACCGCGGGTGCCATCGTCCTGTTGCTCTCGTGGCTCTACGTCGTCGGTCTCGCCACGCTCGTCGGAGCAGCGCTGAACGCCGTCCTCGGCGGCCACATCGACCCCGACGACGAATGGGTTCCCACCGATTATATGTAG
- a CDS encoding YihY/virulence factor BrkB family protein: MNVKGHLDRAVTVTRGVVNGAQSDRITFIAASLAYYAFISLLPLVLLALVAASILGDTEIVDTLVTAAAETLGEQAGTLVQDAVTGAAGRGGATVLGVVVLLWSGLKLFRGLDIAFSEVYGTPGPESLLDQVRNGAVALGAVALGVAGTIAVGAAIAFLGVSAIAQGLDVIGLLGTLALIVGLTVAFVPLYYVLPGTDVDLREALPGAVFAAVGWAVLQTGFRIYAANAGSYEAYGVLGGVLLLVTFLYFGALVLLLGVVLNAVLAGRADEETGLAEPDEEPEPKPTAILDGIMTRDRIDDDASDEELRDELETLYDELDRFEERIDDRTVHREEVEADLKRYVRQQVRRGKARGWGPYLVLLYGTAMTLGAFAYLSSGWAVLAMLVIWLSTLGLYALMLIVGGTASAARLPFSLKERFEDR; this comes from the coding sequence ATGAACGTGAAAGGGCATCTCGACAGGGCTGTGACGGTGACACGGGGCGTCGTCAACGGCGCCCAGTCCGACCGGATTACCTTCATCGCCGCCAGTCTCGCCTACTATGCGTTCATCTCGCTTCTGCCGCTCGTTTTGCTGGCGCTGGTGGCGGCGTCGATACTCGGCGACACCGAAATCGTCGACACGCTGGTGACCGCGGCCGCCGAGACGCTCGGCGAACAGGCCGGCACGCTCGTACAGGACGCCGTCACGGGGGCTGCCGGCCGCGGCGGCGCGACCGTCCTCGGTGTCGTCGTTCTGCTGTGGTCCGGCCTCAAGCTATTCCGCGGCCTCGATATCGCCTTCTCGGAAGTCTACGGTACCCCGGGGCCGGAATCGCTGCTCGACCAGGTCCGCAACGGCGCCGTCGCCCTCGGCGCCGTCGCGCTGGGCGTGGCCGGCACCATCGCCGTCGGTGCCGCCATCGCCTTCCTCGGCGTGAGCGCCATCGCGCAGGGACTCGACGTCATCGGCCTGCTCGGTACGCTCGCGCTCATCGTCGGCCTCACGGTTGCCTTCGTTCCGCTCTACTACGTCCTGCCCGGCACCGACGTCGACCTCCGGGAGGCGCTGCCGGGCGCCGTCTTCGCCGCCGTTGGCTGGGCCGTCCTCCAGACCGGCTTTCGTATCTACGCCGCCAACGCCGGCAGTTACGAGGCCTACGGCGTGCTCGGGGGCGTCCTCCTGCTCGTTACCTTCCTCTATTTCGGCGCGCTCGTATTGCTGCTTGGGGTCGTCCTCAACGCCGTGCTGGCGGGGCGTGCCGACGAGGAAACCGGCCTCGCCGAACCCGACGAAGAACCCGAACCGAAACCGACCGCGATACTCGACGGAATCATGACACGGGACCGCATCGACGACGACGCATCGGACGAGGAGTTGCGCGATGAACTCGAAACGCTCTACGACGAACTCGACCGCTTCGAGGAGCGCATCGACGACCGAACGGTTCACCGCGAGGAGGTCGAAGCCGACCTGAAACGCTACGTGCGCCAGCAGGTCCGCCGCGGGAAGGCCCGCGGCTGGGGGCCGTATCTCGTCTTGCTGTACGGCACCGCGATGACCCTCGGCGCCTTCGCGTACCTCTCCAGCGGCTGGGCCGTCCTCGCGATGCTCGTCATCTGGCTGTCGACGCTCGGCCTCTATGCCCTGATGCTCATCGTCGGCGGAACCGCAAGCGCCGCTCGCCTGCCATTTAGCCTGAAAGAGCGCTTCGAAGACCGATGA
- a CDS encoding phosphatase PAP2 family protein — MNDRGIGESEIIAALPEFVLVLAALVTQLGDVWFLFGIVGLLYWFGETLPGPVAFDRRRAAFALALTMGYRATATTLKEWLAYPRPPGADVPPATDLVPAAIEPLYAAASTGSGFGFPSGHAVGATVVFGGIALLVGTRRAYATAAALTAIVALSRVVLGVHYFVDVVAGTAVGLLFLAAAYRGCGEGSKPGRVFSIALAIALLGPVLGSFSFDSMAVLGLTLGARIMWGALGDAVLHEETTRVGGVASAVFGGILAAPGGVAYAIDAEPYVAFLTMAVGLGGVIAAPVVGEAVARRL; from the coding sequence ATGAACGACCGCGGCATCGGCGAATCCGAAATCATCGCCGCCCTCCCGGAGTTCGTCCTCGTCCTCGCGGCCCTCGTCACGCAACTCGGCGACGTGTGGTTCCTCTTCGGCATCGTCGGCCTGCTGTACTGGTTCGGTGAGACGCTTCCGGGGCCGGTGGCCTTCGACCGGCGCCGAGCGGCCTTCGCTCTGGCGCTCACCATGGGCTACCGTGCGACCGCGACGACGCTGAAGGAGTGGCTGGCGTATCCCCGCCCGCCGGGCGCGGACGTTCCGCCGGCCACCGACCTCGTGCCGGCCGCCATCGAACCGCTGTATGCCGCCGCTTCGACCGGTTCAGGGTTCGGCTTCCCGAGCGGCCACGCGGTCGGTGCGACGGTCGTCTTCGGTGGTATCGCCCTACTGGTCGGTACCCGGCGCGCCTACGCCACCGCCGCTGCTTTGACGGCCATCGTTGCCCTCTCGCGTGTGGTCCTCGGCGTTCACTACTTCGTCGACGTGGTCGCCGGAACCGCCGTCGGCCTCCTCTTCCTCGCGGCCGCCTACCGCGGTTGTGGCGAGGGTTCCAAGCCCGGCCGCGTGTTCTCCATCGCGCTCGCTATCGCCCTCCTCGGCCCGGTTTTGGGCAGTTTCTCCTTCGATTCGATGGCCGTCCTCGGACTCACGCTGGGGGCGCGTATCATGTGGGGCGCCCTCGGTGATGCGGTCCTCCACGAGGAGACGACCCGCGTGGGCGGCGTCGCTTCTGCCGTCTTCGGCGGTATCCTCGCCGCACCGGGCGGTGTCGCCTACGCTATCGACGCCGAACCGTACGTCGCCTTCCTGACGATGGCGGTCGGCCTCGGTGGCGTCATCGCGGCGCCAGTCGTCGGTGAAGCCGTCGCTCGACGTCTGTGA
- the glnA gene encoding type I glutamate--ammonia ligase, translated as MTNENVATDGGLSPEEQNVLDEIEEENVDFLRLQFTDILGTVKNVSVPAEQAEKAFTEGIYFDGSSIEGFVRIQESDMRLMPDPTTFAILPWRDREEGASARMICDVYNTSTGEPFEGDPRRVLKNALQRAHDMGYKVNAAPEPEFFLFEEDEDGRATTKTNDAGGYFDLAPKDLASDVRRDIIYGLEDMGFEIEASHHEVARGQHEINFEYDDALTTADNVGTFRTVVRAIAAQHDLHATFMPKPIPKINGSGMHTHLSLFTEDGENAFHDADDEFNLSETAKQFTAGILEHAPAITAVTDPTVNSYKRLVPGYEAPVYVAWSDRNRSALIRKPAARVPAASRIEARFPDPSCNPYLAFAALIHAGLDGIEKGLECPDPVRENIYEFDEQKREEYGIETLPSNLGEAVEELENDEVILDALGEHIGEKFVEAKTQEFEEYLVDVSQWELDRYLETF; from the coding sequence ATGACGAACGAAAACGTAGCCACTGACGGTGGCCTTTCCCCGGAAGAACAGAACGTCCTCGACGAGATCGAGGAAGAGAACGTCGACTTCCTTCGCCTGCAGTTCACCGACATCCTCGGCACGGTGAAGAACGTCTCCGTGCCGGCCGAACAGGCGGAGAAAGCCTTCACCGAGGGCATCTACTTCGACGGTTCCTCTATCGAGGGCTTCGTCCGCATCCAGGAATCCGACATGCGGCTCATGCCCGACCCGACGACGTTCGCCATCCTCCCGTGGCGTGACCGCGAAGAAGGCGCTTCCGCGCGGATGATCTGTGACGTCTACAACACCTCCACGGGCGAACCCTTCGAGGGCGACCCGCGCCGCGTCCTGAAGAACGCCCTGCAGCGTGCCCACGACATGGGCTACAAGGTCAACGCCGCGCCCGAACCCGAGTTCTTCCTCTTCGAGGAAGACGAGGACGGCCGCGCGACGACCAAGACCAACGACGCCGGCGGCTACTTCGACCTCGCGCCGAAGGACCTCGCGAGCGACGTCCGCCGCGACATCATCTACGGACTGGAGGACATGGGCTTCGAAATCGAGGCCAGCCACCACGAGGTCGCCCGCGGCCAGCACGAGATTAACTTCGAGTACGACGACGCCCTGACCACCGCCGACAACGTCGGCACCTTCCGGACCGTCGTCCGTGCTATCGCCGCCCAGCACGACCTCCACGCGACGTTCATGCCGAAGCCCATCCCGAAGATCAACGGCTCGGGGATGCACACCCACCTCTCGCTTTTCACCGAGGACGGCGAGAACGCCTTCCACGACGCGGACGACGAGTTCAACCTCAGCGAGACGGCCAAGCAGTTCACCGCTGGCATCCTCGAACACGCGCCCGCCATCACGGCGGTCACCGACCCGACGGTCAACTCCTACAAGCGCCTCGTCCCCGGTTACGAGGCGCCGGTCTACGTCGCATGGTCGGACCGCAACCGCTCGGCCCTCATCCGGAAACCGGCCGCCCGCGTCCCGGCCGCCTCCCGTATCGAGGCCCGCTTCCCCGACCCGTCGTGTAACCCCTACCTCGCCTTCGCCGCGCTCATCCACGCCGGTCTCGACGGCATCGAGAAGGGCCTCGAGTGTCCCGACCCCGTCCGCGAGAACATCTACGAGTTCGACGAGCAGAAACGCGAGGAGTATGGCATCGAGACGCTCCCGAGCAACCTCGGCGAAGCCGTCGAAGAACTCGAGAACGACGAAGTCATCCTCGACGCCCTCGGCGAACACATCGGCGAGAAGTTCGTCGAAGCCAAAACCCAGGAATTCGAGGAGTACCTCGTCGACGTCTCCCAGTGGGAACTCGACCGGTACCTCGAGACGTTCTAG
- the lrp gene encoding HTH-type transcriptional regulator Lrp, which translates to MTYENLDRKLVNALLADGRASLRSLGEDLDVSVTTVSNHISDLEDQGIIQGYSPEIDYGELGYDVTAVIQMKVEGSALPEITDRLSDHKHMVSVYEVTGDHDIIAIGKFTDTDHMNEQIKELLIDPDIKESNTSVVLNTVTEHEQFDLDF; encoded by the coding sequence ATGACGTACGAAAATCTCGACCGCAAGTTGGTAAACGCGCTATTGGCTGACGGCCGCGCCTCGCTGCGCTCGCTCGGAGAGGACCTCGACGTCTCGGTGACGACCGTCTCGAACCACATCTCCGACCTCGAAGACCAGGGCATCATTCAGGGGTACAGCCCCGAAATCGACTACGGTGAACTGGGCTACGACGTGACCGCGGTCATCCAGATGAAAGTCGAGGGGAGCGCCCTCCCCGAAATTACCGACCGTCTCTCGGACCACAAACACATGGTCTCGGTCTACGAGGTCACCGGCGACCACGACATCATCGCCATCGGCAAATTCACCGACACCGACCACATGAACGAGCAAATCAAGGAACTGCTCATCGACCCCGACATCAAGGAGTCCAACACCTCGGTCGTCCTCAATACGGTCACCGAACACGAACAGTTCGACCTCGACTTCTGA
- the hisH gene encoding imidazole glycerol phosphate synthase subunit HisH produces the protein MSITQRTAEVVLVDYGLGNLRSVTRGLERAGAEPTITDDPADFDSADGIVLPGVGAFSEGMENAGPFRDALADAAAEGKPLFGICLGMQMLLTSSEEAERVGQGDVEGLDLIPGTNVRFAEGQKVPHMGWNELNVQREHPLAEGIDGEYAYFVHSYYADPDDDDAVVVSTDYSVEFPAIVANEAGNVFGTQFHPEKSGETGLRILRNFVDYCLE, from the coding sequence ATGAGCATCACCCAGCGGACCGCCGAGGTCGTCCTCGTCGATTACGGGCTCGGCAACCTTCGGAGCGTGACGCGGGGGCTGGAACGCGCCGGCGCCGAGCCGACGATAACCGACGACCCGGCGGATTTCGATTCGGCGGACGGCATCGTCCTGCCCGGGGTCGGCGCCTTCAGCGAGGGGATGGAAAACGCCGGGCCGTTCCGTGACGCGTTGGCCGACGCCGCAGCAGAGGGCAAGCCGCTTTTCGGCATCTGTCTCGGCATGCAGATGCTGCTCACGTCCAGCGAGGAGGCCGAACGCGTCGGCCAGGGCGACGTCGAGGGCCTCGATTTGATTCCGGGTACCAACGTCCGCTTCGCCGAGGGCCAGAAGGTCCCGCACATGGGCTGGAACGAACTGAACGTCCAGCGCGAACACCCGCTCGCGGAGGGCATCGACGGCGAGTACGCCTACTTCGTCCACTCCTACTACGCCGACCCCGACGACGACGATGCCGTCGTCGTCAGCACGGACTACAGCGTGGAGTTCCCCGCAATCGTCGCCAACGAGGCGGGCAACGTCTTCGGCACGCAGTTCCACCCCGAAAAATCCGGGGAGACGGGGCTCCGCATTCTGCGGAACTTCGTCGACTACTGCCTGGAATAA